Proteins encoded within one genomic window of Cucumis sativus cultivar 9930 chromosome 3, Cucumber_9930_V3, whole genome shotgun sequence:
- the LOC116402506 gene encoding protein ODORANT1 — MQTIAVVSHRDRDMVRQPCCNKVGLKRGPWTVEEDHKLMNFILNNGIHCWRLVPKLAGLLRCGKSCRLRWINYLRPDLKRGAFTETEENQIIHLHSLLGNRWSKIAAHFPGRTDNEIKNHWNTRIKKRLKQLGLDPLTHKKLTEKTDRLKEQLFSLRTQEAIMPNFDFETKEIIPISSHMLSSDGSSNLVCKGIGYEMWMGQLESNSNASFSLEYCSSMNESLSIIKQNSVQFDSLDSLPSCSWDDGVPKFNKLEKDDIYSLGNGGGYYVDTFSH; from the exons ATGCAAACTATTGCAGTTGTTTCCCATCGAGATCGAGATATGGTACGACAGCCATGCTGTAACAAGGTCGGACTGAAACGAGGCCCCTGGACAGTTGAGGAAGATCATAAGCTCATGAACTTCATCCTCAACAATGGCATCCATTGCTGGAGATTGGTGCCTAAACTTGcag GTTTGCTAAGATGTGGAAAGAGTTGTAGACTAAGATGGATTAATTACCTGAGGCCTGATCTCAAGAGAGGTGCTTTCACAGAAACGGAAGAAAACCAAATCATTCACCTTCATTCCCTTCTTGGTAACAG ATGGTCGAAAATCGCAGCACATTTTCCGGGTCGAACCGATAATGAAATCAAGAACCATTGGAACACTAGAATCAAGAAGAGATTAAAGCAACTTGGTTTGGATCCATTGACGCACAAAAAACTCACTGAGAAAACAGATAGACTAAAAGAACAATTGTTTTCATTAAGAACACAAGAGGCAATAATgccaaattttgattttgagacAAAGGAAATAATCCCAATTTCATCCCATATGTTATCTTCAGATGGTTCAAGTAATCTGGTGTGCAAAGGCATTGGATATGAAATGTGGATGGGCCAATTAGAAAGCAACAGCAATGCATCATTTTCCTTGGAGTATTGTTCTTCAATGAATGAATCTCTATCAATCATCAAACAGAACTCCGTACAATTTGATAGTTTGGATTCACTTCCTTCATGTTCATGGGATGATGGGGTTCCCAAGTTCAATAAGCTAGAAAAGGATGACATTTACTCGCTCGGGAATGGCGGTGGCTACTACGTTGATACCTTCTCTCACTAA
- the LOC101209296 gene encoding uncharacterized protein LOC101209296: MVSEGSTASASESKPLGIANDADSFLSPRFKSAAAMAGWDEEALLIASLVVDDTPEREFQQKKRSVLQRKSPASGSRRKRRTLTSIISIPVAVLDLDETEPTVKDDGPKQEPKSAEAEAKKSDSMVEQKADASSLTSSTLPCMDKLREELSCAICLEICFEPSTTPCGHSFCKKCLRSAADKCGKRCPKCRQLISNGRSCTVNTVLWNTIQLLFPKEVEARKEAKECNSREKKIQDPEKAFYSSLQNYDTRPIGTSSRHASTRRRGEITVQEENGEWDSRVTQRAVSSNAESRVQSRMHRRSIRPMRMATRGVDVRSSRRGTPDQDQDAALALRLQREEFLEAFRDTTQVHTRSSLSLTRANIRAIASRAAINLRISGHQNL, translated from the exons ATGGTGTCAGAAGGATCCACAGCAAGCGCTTCAGAATCGAAACCACTTGGAATTGCAAATGACGCGGACAGTTTTCTTAGCCCTAGATTCAAATCGGCGGCCGCCATGGCCGGCTGGGATGAAGAGGCTCTTCTAATCGCGAGCCTCGTGGTTGACGACACGCCGGAAAGAGAGTTTCAGCAGAAGAAACGATCTGTTCTCCAGCGCAAGAGTCCTGCATCTGGTTCAAGaag gaaACGGAGGACTTTGACGAGCATAATTTCGATTCCGGTGGCTGTTCTTGACCTCGATGAGACAGAACCCACTGTGAAAG ATGATGGTCCAAAACAAGAGCCAAAATCTGCAGAAGCTGAGGCAAAGAAGAGTGATTCAATGGTTGAACAGAAAGCTGACGCTTCTTCTTTAACATCTTCAACTCTCCCATGCATGGATAAGCTCAGAGAAGAGCTTTCTTGTGCT ATTTGTTTGGAAATTTGCTTCGAACCTAGTACCACACCTTGTGGACACAG TTTCTGCAAGAAATGTCTAAGATCTGCAGCTGACAAATGTGGAAAAAGGTGCCCTAAATGCAGACAACTAATAAG CAATGGGAGATCTTGCACTGTCAATACAGTTCTTTGGAACACAATACAGCTTCTCTTTCCCAAAGAGGTTGAAGCAAGGAAGGAAGCAAAAGAGTGTAATAGCCGTGAAAAGAAGATTCAAGACCCAGAAAAGGCATTCTATAGTAGTCTGCAGAACTATGATACAAGACCAATTGGCACGTCGAGTAGGCATGCTAGTACAAGAAGAAGAGGGGAAATAACAGTTCAGGAGGAGAATGGTGAATGGGACAGCAGGGTGACACAACGAGCTGTGTCTTCAAATGCTGAAAGCAGAGTCCAGTCCAGAATGCACCGTCGAAGTATTCGACCAATGAGGATGGCGACTCGAGGTGTAGATGTAAGAAGTAGTAGGAGAGGTACGCCAGACCAAGATCAGGATGCTGCTTTAGCGCTGAGGCTACAAAGGGAAGAGTTTTTGGAGGCTTTTAGAGACACCACTCAAGTGCATACCAGAAGCTCGTTGTCCTTGACTAGAGCTAATATAAGAGCAATTGCTTCTAGGGCAGCCATTAACCTTCGCATTAGTGGCCACCAGAATTTGTAA
- the LOC101219823 gene encoding uncharacterized protein LOC101219823 isoform X2: MRLRLRCKTRSEKRSGNNRERSGESVLIHIIYLIRTSDSSAHGKRSGNNRERVTLEERKELIKCREAMLPLHRLFRTIHTTLDAPQITTFALHAPKYVEVKFADGSVFNLSAEFLRVYSPAADAKIRSIGGEKVISGRRHVGIMSAEPVGNYGDPF, translated from the exons atgcgGCTACGTTTAAGATGTAAAACTAGAAGTGAAAAACGGAGCGGTAACAACAGGGAGCGGAGCGGTGAAAGTGTGCTAATTCACATAATTTACCTAATTCGTACCTCGGACTCATCGGCCCATGGGAAACGGAGCGGTAACAACAGGGAGCGAGTGACGCTCGAGGAAAGGAAGGAGCTCATCAAATGCAGAGAAGCCATGCTGCCTTTGCACAGACTTTTCAGGACGATCCATACAACCCTCGATGCTCCTCAAATTACCACGTTCGCTCTTCATGCACCCAAATAT GTAGAGGTTAAATTTGCAGATGGAAGTGTGTTCAACTTGTCAGCTGAGTTCTTGAGAGTATATAGTCCAGCTGCTGATGCTAAAATCCGGTCAATTGGGGGTGAAAAG GTAATCTCTGGACGACGTCATGTCGGTATTATGTCTGCTGAACCAGTTGGGAACTATGGG GATCCTTTTTGA
- the LOC101219823 gene encoding uncharacterized protein LOC101219823 isoform X1: MRLRLRCKTRSEKRSGNNRERSGESVLIHIIYLIRTSDSSAHGKRSGNNRERVTLEERKELIKCREAMLPLHRLFRTIHTTLDAPQITTFALHAPKYVEVKFADGSVFNLSAEFLRVYSPAADAKIRSIGGEKVISGRRHVGIMSAEPVGNYGVRILFDDLHRTGIYSWDYFFHLGSNKFTLLRNYVKTLKKHGLSRDPPKRK, from the exons atgcgGCTACGTTTAAGATGTAAAACTAGAAGTGAAAAACGGAGCGGTAACAACAGGGAGCGGAGCGGTGAAAGTGTGCTAATTCACATAATTTACCTAATTCGTACCTCGGACTCATCGGCCCATGGGAAACGGAGCGGTAACAACAGGGAGCGAGTGACGCTCGAGGAAAGGAAGGAGCTCATCAAATGCAGAGAAGCCATGCTGCCTTTGCACAGACTTTTCAGGACGATCCATACAACCCTCGATGCTCCTCAAATTACCACGTTCGCTCTTCATGCACCCAAATAT GTAGAGGTTAAATTTGCAGATGGAAGTGTGTTCAACTTGTCAGCTGAGTTCTTGAGAGTATATAGTCCAGCTGCTGATGCTAAAATCCGGTCAATTGGGGGTGAAAAG GTAATCTCTGGACGACGTCATGTCGGTATTATGTCTGCTGAACCAGTTGGGAACTATGGGGTAAG GATCCTTTTTGACGATTTGCATAGAACTGGGATTTATTCGTgggattatttttttcatcttggGAGCAACAAATTCACTCTCTTGAGAAATTATGTTAAAACACTGAAGAAGCATGGGCTGAGCCGAGATCCACCAAAGAGAAAATGA
- the LOC101219582 gene encoding uncharacterized protein LOC101219582 → MGRRSIRVALLIFSLLLSLRPHTVSSTLPLQSLNQGSNSKDSASESTPKQDWNNAHEVHCSRERSRAAWKVIEEYLMPFVEKKKYKISTKCRLHPDNDMFRDQEQHKSHLDFNDWKCGYCRKRFYEEKYIDQHFDNRHYNLLNVSRNRCLADLCGALHCDHVIDAVSQKSKCNPAAAARNKHMCEGLADSCFPVDEGALASHLHEFFLHQFCDAHTCSGKPKPFSRGRQVRRSVFYIVISVLTILFVMFFYVFFYLYNRGMRTRPQVLKRLSQSGRKKKPS, encoded by the exons ATGGGAAGGCGATCCATAAGGGTTGCACTTCtcatcttttctcttcttctttctttgcgACCCCACACAGTTTCTTCCACTCTTCCTCTTCAATCATTGAATCAG GGTTCTAATTCTAAAGATTCTGCCAGTGAAAG TACTCCGAAGCAGGACTGGAACAATGCTCATGAGGTACATTGCTCGAGAGAAAGGAGTAGAGCGGCATGGAAAGTAATTGAGGAG TATCTAATGCCCTttgtggaaaaaaagaaatacaagatTTCTACTAAGTGTAGGCTTCACCCTGATAATGACATGTTCAGAGATCAAGAACAGCACAAGAGCCATCTAGATTTTAATGACTGGAAGTGTGGATATTGTAGAAAAAGATTCTACGAAGAAAAGTATATCGATCAGCATTTTGACAATCGACACTATAATTTGCTCAATGTG AGTCGAAATAGATGCTTGGCAGATCTTTGTGGTGCATTGCACTGTGACCATGTGATTGATGCAGTATCACAGAAAAGTAAATGCAATCCTGCTGCTGCAGCAAGAAATAAACATATGTGTGAG GGCCTTGCTGACAGCTGTTTTCCTGTTGATGAGGGAGCTTTGGCCAGTCATCTTCATG AATTCTTCTTGCACCAGTTCTGTGATGCACACACATGTAGCGGAAAGCCAAAACCTTTCTCCAGAGGTCGACAG GTTCGGAGGAGTGTGTTCTACATTGTTATTTCAGTTTTGACGAtcctttttgttatgtttttctACGTCTTCTTTTACTTGTATAACAG GGGAATGAGAACTCGACCACAGGTGCTGAAGCGTCTCTCACAAagtggaagaaagaaaaaaccttcTTAG
- the LOC101219102 gene encoding probable carboxylesterase 11 — MPSVAVKLYSVFFKFLLKHRLQNLIQAPLDESSPFGVTSRPEETVASANPLFTDGVATKDIHIDPFTSLSIRIFLPESALTPPESDSKPSSKSSKPKPKRSNQDAQPDLVHHNRNNLQQYPSRRNSYGPSGNTRDELRVSRIGGYSNEMEGLNLIPGPAPGGVYRGYAPVTENSRRLPVMLQFHGGGWVSGSNDSAANDFFCRRIAKLCDVIVVAVGYRLAPENRFPAAFEDGLKVLNWLGKQANLAECSKSMGNTKGNSNEFKKSDNHRHIVDTFGASMVEPWLAAHGDPTRCVLLGVSCGANVADYVARKAVEAGKLLDPVKVVAQVLLYPFFVGSAPTHSELKLANSYFYDKAMCLLAWKLFLPEENFSLDHPAANPLVSGREGPPLKLMPPTLTVVAELDWMRDRAIAYSEELRKVNVDAPVLDYKDAVHEFATLDILLKTPQAQACAEDIAIWVKKYISLRGHEFSY, encoded by the exons ATGCCAAGCGTGGCTGTCAAGCTTTACAGCGTCTTCTTCAAGTTCCTCTTGAAGCATCGTTTGCAGAATCTGATCCAAGCTCCACTTGACGAATCCAGCCCTTTTGGCGTCACATCTCGTCCTGAAGAAACCGTTGCTTCTGCTAATCCTTTGTTCACCGACGGCGTCGCTACCAAAGATATCCACATCGATCCCTTTACATCTCTTAGCATTCGGATCTTCCTCCCTGAATCTGCTCTTACTCCTCCTGAATCTGACTCCAAACCCTCTTCCAAATCCTCCAAGCCTAAACCTAAACGCTCCAATCAAGATGCTCAACCCGATCTTGTTCATCATAATCGTAATAATTTACAGCAGTATCCTTCTCGTCGGAATAGCTATGGTCCTTCGGGAAATACCAGGGATGAACTGCGGGTGAGTAGAATTGGTGGTTACAGTAATGAAATGGAGGGGTTGAATTTGATTCCGGGTCCTGCCCCCGGTGGCGTTTACAGAGGGTACGCCCCGGTCACGGAGAATAGTCGGAGATTGCCGGTGATGTTGCAATTTCATGGTGGGGGGTGGGTTAGTGGGAGCAATGATTCCGCGGCTAATGATTTCTTTTGTCGGAGGATTGCAAAATTGTGCGATGTTATTGTTGTTGCTGTCGGGTATCGGCTTGCACCCGAGAATCGATTTCCGGCTGCGTTTGAGGATGGATTGAAGGTGTTGAATTGGTTGGGGAAGCAGGCCAATTTGGCCGAGTGCAGCAAGTCTATGGGAAATACAAAAGGCAATAGCAATGAGTTTAAGAAATCGGATAATCATAGGCATATTGTTGACACATTTGGGGCCTCAATGGTGGAGCCTTGGTTGGCAGCCCATGGAGACCCAACAAG ATGTGTTCTTCTTGGGGTTAGCTGTGGAGCAAATGTAGCGGATTATGTGGCTCGAAAGGCTGTGGAGGCTGGTAAGCTCTTGGATCCTGTCAAGGTAGTTGCCCAGGTTCTCCTATATCCGTTTTTTGTTGGTAGTGCCCCCACTCATTCAGAGTTGAAGCTGGCAAATTCGTATTTTTACGACAAAGCTATGTGCCTTCTTGCTTGGAAACTTTTCCTACCCGAGGAAAACTTTAGTCTTGATCATCCAGCTGCAAATCCCCTTGTTTCCGGTAGAGAAGGCCCACCTCTAAAGCTCATGCCACCAACACTGACAGTTGTGGCGGAACTTGACTGGATGAGAGACCGAGCCATAGCTTATTCTGAAGAACTTCGAAAGGTAAATGTCGATGCACCTGTTCTCGACTACAAGGATGCAGTGCACGAATTCGCAACCCTCGATATTCTTCTCAAGACACCTCAAGCTCAAGCTTGTGCAGAGGACATTGCCATCTGggtcaaaaaatatatttcactACGAGGCCACGAGTTCTCCTATTGA